The Chryseobacterium turcicum nucleotide sequence CTTGCAAGGGTTTTGGCAGCAGATGCCAGTAAGCATAAACCGTTTATCATCTTTACGACAGCTTATAGTGAATTTGCATTAGAAGGATATCGCGTGGATGCTATTGACTACGTACTTAAACCGTTTGATTATGAAGATTTTATAACTTCAATTTCAAAAGTAAGAAAACGAATCGAACAAGGAAACGAGTCTGCTGATATTGTATCATATGATAACCAACAATTTATATTTATAAAGGTTGATTCACAGGTTATTCGATTGGAAATCAATAGTATTTTATATATTGAGGGACTCAAGGATTATATCAGAATTCATCTGGTCAATGGTGCTAAACCTATGCTTTCGTTGATGAGCTTAAAAAAGTTGGAAGAGAAACTCACCAAAAGTGGATTTCTCCGAATTCATCGTTCCTATATTATTTCTTTTGCCCGTGTGGATGCACTTTTAAAAAACAGCGTTAAAATCGGGGATAAAATAATCCCAGTAGGTGCTACCTATAAAGATAAATATGACCAATTTGTGGATCTATGGATTAAGTAACCAAAGTCTATATTAAAGATAAAAATCAAAGAAATTAATCAATTTACTGCCAGGTATTTGTCGGTTTCAGACTTACCTCAATAATTTATTTTTCACTCAGAATTGTTAGAAAAAAATGTAGTTTTCAATGTTTTGTTCTTACAGATTATCCTTTTTTTGGATGATACCTCTCTTTTTTTCATCTACTCAAATTATATAAGGCAGTATAATACTAGTTCACGATCAAAAGTGGCTCCTTCGTCTATAATTTTTGTGAGCGAACACAGGCTTTCGGAAGTTTGTGGCATAAAAAAACAATATGCCCTAAAGGCTTAGTTTGCAAAACGAAATATAGATCTATATGAAATTAAAACAATTTATTACACTAATTTTATTTACAACTCTTACTCATAGTGTATGGGCTCAAAGCCCTAAAGCTATAATAAAAGGAACCGTGGTAGATTCAATAAGTAAAGAAGGAATTTATTATTCCACCATTTCCGTACATCCGATTACTGATGCTAAAAAATTAACCGGTACTATTGCTGATGAGAAAGGAAAATTTTCTTTGGAAAACTTAGAACCGGGGACATACAATATTACAATTGGTTTTATAGGGTACATTCCAAAAGTGTTTTCAAACTACACATTAAAGCCTGGTGACAACAATTTGGGAACAATATTGATGAGCATCAACACAAACGTGCTTGATGAGATTGTAATTACTGGCGAACGACCTATAATCGAAAACAAAATTGACCGATTGGTTTTCAATGCTGAGCGTGACGTAACTTCTGCAGGTGGCAATGCGACAGATGTTTTACGTAAAGTCCCCATGCTTTCAGTGGATATAGATGGTAATGTTTCGATGCGTGGAGATCAAAATGTCAGAATCTTGATCAACGGAAAGCCATCTGGTATGATGGCTAATAATATGGGTGATGCACTAAGAATGATTCCGGCAGATCAGATAAAAAGTGTAGAGGTCATTACGAGCCCCTCTGCAAAATATGACGCCGAAGGCACCTCTGGCATTATCAATATCATCACTAAAAAGAAAGATATCCCTGGTGTAAACGGCTCTGTTTCGGGAGGAATCGGCACCAGACATAATAATGGGAATGCAAGCTTAAACGTGAAAAAAGGGAAAATTGGCATAGTCGCTAATTTAGGAGGAAATTTAATGTGGCCTCAAACAATTACCAATGAGTTTGAACAATACACAGCTTCTGGAGAACCGACTTTGAAACAGCTGGGAGAAAACAGAACCACTCGTACCGGACTACGTGGATCTTTGGGAATAGATTATGATCTAACAGACAAAGACCTGTTTACAACAACTATTTCTGCTAATACATTTGGAATGAATATGGATGGAAATACTACTTCACAATATTTCTCACCAAACAATACAGTTTCTACTTTACTATCAAACCGCGATCAAGAATCTGCGTTTAATGGTTTTGATTGGTCAGCAGATTATACTCGGAAATTTGCAAAACCTAAACAAGAATTAACGCTTTCAGGTCAATATTCGAGAAATAATAACAATACAGATTATCTGACTCTTTTTGAACAAGGTACACGCCTGAATGAAAAGGGAGAAAATAGGAGTAAAAATGACGAGTTAACTTTTCAGGTAGATTATGTACAGCCAATTGGCAAAACGACTCTCGAGTTAGGTGCAAAAAGCATTTTGAGGGATATTACCAGCAAGTCTTTATTAAAAGAGGATTTCAATGGAGAATACCAACTGGTTGATAATCGCTCTTATGAGTTTGATTATAGCCAGGATGTGGTAGCAGGTTATATGACCTATGGTTTTGATTTTGCCAAACATTATCAAGTGAAAGCCGGAATACGGATAGAACATACCCAGTTAGATGGAGAATCGGTAGGTGACATCAATGCCTTTAGTAATAATTATACTAATGTATTACCAAGTGCTGTTGTGTCGAGAAAATTAGGCAAATCATCAAGTTTAAAATTAAGTTACAACCAACGCATTCAAAGACCAAGCTTGTCTTTTTTAAACCCTTTTAGAAATACAGCCGATCCTATTGTTCAGCAACAGGGAAATCCGGAGTTAAAACCCGAACTCTCACATAATATTGAGCTAGGCTATTCTACTTTTATAAAACGTTCGATGATCAACGTAGCTGTTTTTTACCGCAAAACAAATGATGTTATTGAAAGCGTAAACGAAATAGACAATACAACAACTCCAGGGCAAAATATTTCGTTAACCACATTTGACAATATCGGAACGAGTGAATCGTTCGGAACTAATCTGTTTTTCTCTTTTTCACCTATAAAAAACTTAACATTGAGAAGTAATATCAGCTTGTTTACTTATGAAGCAAAAGGCAATCCGTTTAACACCGGAATCAGCACCGAAACCGATAAAATCCATTTTATGTACCGAGCGTTTATAAATGGTAGTTATAAAATAGGAGATGGATTTACTGCAGAAACGTTTCTAATGGTAAATTCCCCAAGGCGTACTTTCCAAGGA carries:
- a CDS encoding LytR/AlgR family response regulator transcription factor; amino-acid sequence: LARVLAADASKHKPFIIFTTAYSEFALEGYRVDAIDYVLKPFDYEDFITSISKVRKRIEQGNESADIVSYDNQQFIFIKVDSQVIRLEINSILYIEGLKDYIRIHLVNGAKPMLSLMSLKKLEEKLTKSGFLRIHRSYIISFARVDALLKNSVKIGDKIIPVGATYKDKYDQFVDLWIK
- a CDS encoding TonB-dependent receptor domain-containing protein is translated as MKLKQFITLILFTTLTHSVWAQSPKAIIKGTVVDSISKEGIYYSTISVHPITDAKKLTGTIADEKGKFSLENLEPGTYNITIGFIGYIPKVFSNYTLKPGDNNLGTILMSINTNVLDEIVITGERPIIENKIDRLVFNAERDVTSAGGNATDVLRKVPMLSVDIDGNVSMRGDQNVRILINGKPSGMMANNMGDALRMIPADQIKSVEVITSPSAKYDAEGTSGIINIITKKKDIPGVNGSVSGGIGTRHNNGNASLNVKKGKIGIVANLGGNLMWPQTITNEFEQYTASGEPTLKQLGENRTTRTGLRGSLGIDYDLTDKDLFTTTISANTFGMNMDGNTTSQYFSPNNTVSTLLSNRDQESAFNGFDWSADYTRKFAKPKQELTLSGQYSRNNNNTDYLTLFEQGTRLNEKGENRSKNDELTFQVDYVQPIGKTTLELGAKSILRDITSKSLLKEDFNGEYQLVDNRSYEFDYSQDVVAGYMTYGFDFAKHYQVKAGIRIEHTQLDGESVGDINAFSNNYTNVLPSAVVSRKLGKSSSLKLSYNQRIQRPSLSFLNPFRNTADPIVQQQGNPELKPELSHNIELGYSTFIKRSMINVAVFYRKTNDVIESVNEIDNTTTPGQNISLTTFDNIGTSESFGTNLFFSFSPIKNLTLRSNISLFTYEAKGNPFNTGISTETDKIHFMYRAFINGSYKIGDGFTAETFLMVNSPRRTFQGTSPSFSMWTIGLKKEIMDKKASIGLNITDPFTENKHFKTEVLTPDYTQKSNMKLPFRSFGLTFSYNFGKTDSKNKTRKERGIKNDDQKQEESNQGTQMNNGR